From the genome of Persephonella sp., one region includes:
- a CDS encoding PIN domain-containing protein, with amino-acid sequence MNINKVFVDANVIIDTFDKTRKENESATKAIRYLLQNRNTELFTSCDLITTVYYVLKKKYGKGALYDIKILLNVYSIISFSEYEVRESIYLMENDKNFKDLEDTIQYVLAKNEGCDLILTNDKDFYSPDIKVLTTKEFIKQFKIK; translated from the coding sequence GTGAATATTAATAAGGTTTTTGTGGATGCTAATGTAATTATTGATACATTTGATAAAACCAGAAAAGAAAATGAATCAGCTACCAAAGCAATAAGATATCTTTTACAAAATAGAAATACAGAATTATTTACCAGCTGCGATTTGATTACTACCGTTTACTATGTATTGAAAAAAAAGTATGGAAAAGGAGCATTATATGATATTAAAATTTTGCTTAACGTTTATTCTATAATCTCCTTTTCTGAATATGAAGTTAGAGAAAGTATTTATCTAATGGAAAATGACAAGAATTTTAAGGATTTAGAAGACACAATTCAGTATGTATTAGCTAAAAATGAAGGGTGCGATTTAATTCTGACAAATGATAAGGATTTCTACTCTCCAGATATAAAAGTCCTTACAACTAAAGAATTTATTAAGCAATTCAAAATAAAATAA